The following are from one region of the Cystobacter fuscus DSM 2262 genome:
- a CDS encoding class I SAM-dependent methyltransferase, translating into MFRARLLPARLACNAVSAMGTLLYLLLLALLLGAMLSIVVYSLRIGITPMPTTGKVRRQMLSLLPETQQGTLLELGAGWGNLAFALAEHCPRASVVAYEWSPLPYAFARLRQRLAPRPNLRFVRGDFFQASFTGASAVVCYVHREAMRRLATKLREELAPGALIVSNTFALRGWTPSRTLVIPDLYRTRVYLYEVPARTEPGVSGGI; encoded by the coding sequence ATGTTTCGCGCGCGCCTCCTGCCCGCGCGGCTAGCATGCAACGCCGTGAGCGCGATGGGCACCCTCCTCTACCTGCTCCTGTTGGCCCTGCTGCTGGGGGCCATGCTGTCCATCGTCGTCTACTCGCTGCGCATCGGCATCACCCCCATGCCCACCACGGGGAAGGTGCGCCGACAGATGCTCTCCCTCCTCCCCGAGACCCAGCAGGGCACGCTCCTGGAATTGGGCGCGGGCTGGGGGAACCTGGCCTTCGCGCTCGCGGAGCACTGCCCCCGGGCGAGCGTGGTGGCCTACGAGTGGTCTCCCCTGCCGTATGCCTTCGCGCGCCTGCGCCAGCGCCTCGCGCCCCGGCCCAACCTGCGCTTCGTACGCGGAGACTTCTTCCAGGCCTCCTTCACGGGGGCCTCGGCCGTCGTCTGCTATGTGCACCGTGAGGCCATGCGCCGCCTGGCGACGAAGCTGAGGGAAGAGCTCGCCCCCGGGGCCCTCATCGTCAGCAACACCTTCGCGCTGCGCGGCTGGACGCCCTCGCGCACCCTCGTGATTCCGGACCTGTACCGCACCCGCGTCTACCTCTACGAGGTGCCGGCGAGGACGGAGCCGGGTGTTTCCGGGGGAATTTAA